The Bacillota bacterium genome includes a region encoding these proteins:
- a CDS encoding M23 family metallopeptidase, with translation MDEPDDAEARSGDSNLDLPRSSLSRSKRIVTAVLVVAAAAGGWVKGGSLTWPAPMEAVGAQYGPARPSRLAGDGEGGPAADQETVEAILSQAESEGQQDGPGHGEDGGPANEAVRPVRIYSHRVQEGETLWDIARQYGTDVATIASANALFDVDFVRPGRLLQVPDTKGIVHTVQSGESLWELSRLYGVSADVIVKANALATPELIRPGTRLVIPGAKGPRTEKLVVDGRLLRAFSQPVKGRIASRYGWRWGRLHEGIDIAVPQGTPVRASAPGRVVFAGWGGGYGYLVSIDHGYGVVTRYAHNSRIVVRVGQHVMRGQVVAYSGNTGNSTGPHVHFEIRYRGRAVNPLSYLR, from the coding sequence CATCCCTTTCCCGCTCGAAAAGGATTGTCACTGCGGTCTTGGTGGTGGCCGCGGCCGCTGGCGGCTGGGTAAAGGGCGGGAGCCTGACGTGGCCCGCCCCCATGGAAGCCGTGGGCGCACAGTACGGGCCGGCCCGGCCCTCAAGGCTGGCCGGTGACGGCGAGGGCGGCCCGGCCGCCGACCAGGAGACGGTCGAAGCCATCCTCTCGCAGGCGGAAAGCGAGGGTCAGCAGGACGGGCCCGGGCACGGCGAGGACGGCGGGCCGGCCAACGAGGCAGTCCGCCCGGTTCGCATTTACTCCCACCGCGTCCAGGAGGGAGAGACGCTGTGGGACATCGCTCGCCAGTACGGAACCGACGTAGCCACCATCGCGTCGGCCAATGCGCTTTTCGACGTCGATTTCGTGCGGCCGGGACGGCTGCTGCAGGTGCCCGACACCAAGGGCATCGTGCACACCGTGCAGTCGGGGGAGAGCCTGTGGGAGCTCAGCCGGCTCTACGGGGTGAGCGCCGACGTCATTGTGAAGGCCAACGCGCTTGCCACCCCGGAGTTGATCCGGCCCGGGACGCGTCTTGTCATCCCGGGGGCGAAGGGTCCCCGGACGGAGAAGCTGGTGGTCGACGGCCGGCTGCTGCGGGCGTTTTCCCAGCCGGTCAAGGGCCGGATTGCCTCCCGGTACGGGTGGCGCTGGGGCCGGCTGCACGAGGGTATCGACATCGCCGTTCCACAGGGGACCCCCGTGCGAGCATCGGCCCCGGGCCGAGTTGTCTTTGCGGGGTGGGGTGGCGGGTACGGCTACCTGGTCAGCATCGACCACGGGTACGGCGTCGTGACGCGCTACGCGCACAATTCCCGCATCGTGGTGCGCGTCGGGCAGCACGTCATGCGGGGCCAGGTGGTCGCTTACAGCGGGAATACCGGCAACTCCACGGGGCCGCACGTGCACTTCGAGATCCGGTACCGGGGCCGCGCGGTCAACCCGCTTTCGTACCTGCGCTGA